In Dysgonomonadaceae bacterium zrk40, one genomic interval encodes:
- a CDS encoding Gfo/Idh/MocA family oxidoreductase, with product MVNWGFIGCGDVTEKKSGPAFRKVAGSDVVAVMRRNGEKAREYAERHGIGKWYDSTEALINDPQVDAVYVATPPGSHAEHAIAAMRAGKPVYVEKPMAATWAECLEMNRVSEETGVPLFVAYYRRTLPYFLRVKQLIESGVLGELSTVEIRFATPPGRGDHDPANLPWRVKKEIAGGGYFYDLASHQLDLLDFLLGEITGAAGFSCNVGGLYEVEDSVTAAFRFPSGLPGSGSWSFVAPSDTRFDQIHFIGTKGKLTCSTFLFTPIRLETAHGVEEFEEENPENIQHHLIESIVNYLNGKGKLPVSTGITAARTNRIMEIILRKMPG from the coding sequence ATGGTAAACTGGGGATTTATTGGTTGCGGAGATGTTACGGAAAAGAAAAGTGGTCCCGCATTCCGGAAGGTGGCTGGATCGGACGTGGTTGCAGTGATGCGGCGCAATGGTGAGAAGGCGAGAGAGTATGCAGAGCGGCATGGCATCGGGAAATGGTACGACAGCACTGAGGCGCTCATCAATGACCCGCAGGTTGATGCGGTCTATGTGGCAACCCCTCCGGGATCGCATGCTGAGCATGCCATTGCCGCCATGAGAGCCGGTAAGCCGGTATATGTAGAAAAGCCGATGGCTGCCACCTGGGCTGAATGCCTTGAGATGAATCGCGTATCGGAGGAGACAGGAGTACCCCTCTTCGTGGCCTATTACCGTCGTACGCTGCCCTATTTCCTTCGGGTGAAACAATTGATTGAGTCAGGAGTACTGGGCGAGCTCTCAACCGTTGAGATACGATTTGCGACCCCACCTGGCAGAGGTGATCATGACCCGGCAAATCTGCCCTGGCGGGTGAAAAAAGAAATTGCCGGTGGTGGCTATTTTTACGACCTGGCATCGCATCAACTGGATCTGCTTGATTTTCTCCTGGGAGAAATCACCGGAGCTGCGGGGTTCTCTTGCAATGTGGGTGGATTGTATGAAGTTGAAGACAGTGTTACGGCTGCATTTCGGTTCCCATCCGGGCTGCCTGGCAGCGGCTCCTGGAGCTTTGTAGCACCCTCCGACACCCGTTTCGACCAGATTCATTTTATCGGTACAAAGGGAAAACTCACCTGTTCCACCTTCCTGTTCACCCCCATCCGTCTGGAGACAGCCCATGGGGTTGAAGAATTTGAGGAGGAGAACCCGGAGAACATACAGCATCATCTGATTGAGAGTATTGTCAACTACCTCAACGGCAAAGGGAAGTTGCCGGTAAGTACGGGGATCACTGCTGCCCGTACCAACCGGATCATGGAAATAATCTTGCGTAAGATGCCCGGGTAA
- a CDS encoding transporter, translating to MQKHLEKYLLPVAMLLGIAFHRQLSILSPIIPWLLALMLFITYSRVRWADIRLTRFHYILLAIQYGGSALIYLSLRPFNEVLAQAAMICVLTATATSAPVVAGILGGSISVTAAYSIVSNLSVAFVAPIFLSLVGENGEIVSFGTTFWHILFSVMPILVGPFLVALFIRKGVPALHRKIYSAQILSFYLWAAALTVVIGNVTQFVKMQDDGNYTLEAVIAGVSLVICLAQFFFGRKIGKRYGRTIAGGQSLGQKNTVLAIWLTQTYLNPLATLGPGLYVLWQNLVNSWQIWKKKKAEEVSK from the coding sequence ATGCAGAAGCATCTCGAGAAATACTTGCTTCCGGTGGCCATGTTGCTGGGTATTGCCTTTCATCGTCAACTTTCCATTCTCTCTCCCATCATCCCCTGGCTGCTGGCATTGATGCTCTTCATCACCTACAGCCGCGTGAGGTGGGCAGACATCAGACTCACCCGCTTTCATTATATCCTGTTGGCCATCCAGTATGGGGGGAGCGCACTGATCTACCTCTCCCTTCGGCCTTTCAATGAAGTGCTGGCACAGGCGGCGATGATCTGCGTACTGACTGCCACAGCCACCTCGGCACCGGTTGTTGCCGGCATCCTGGGGGGAAGCATCTCGGTGACAGCTGCCTACTCCATTGTAAGCAATCTTTCGGTGGCGTTTGTAGCGCCAATCTTCCTCTCACTGGTCGGTGAAAATGGTGAGATTGTTTCTTTTGGCACCACTTTCTGGCACATCCTCTTCAGCGTGATGCCCATCCTGGTGGGACCTTTCCTTGTGGCACTCTTCATCCGCAAGGGTGTACCGGCACTTCACCGAAAGATCTATTCCGCTCAGATCCTCTCTTTTTATTTATGGGCTGCCGCCCTCACCGTGGTGATTGGCAACGTTACCCAATTCGTGAAGATGCAGGATGACGGAAACTACACCCTGGAAGCGGTCATCGCAGGTGTCTCACTGGTGATCTGCCTGGCACAGTTCTTCTTCGGCAGAAAAATCGGAAAACGCTACGGACGCACCATTGCCGGAGGTCAGAGTCTGGGGCAGAAAAATACGGTACTGGCCATCTGGCTCACGCAAACCTACCTGAATCCTCTTGCCACACTGGGGCCTGGATTATACGTGCTCTGGCAAAACCTTGTCAACTCCTGGCAGATCTGGAAAAAGAAAAAAGCGGAGGAAGTTTCCAAATAA
- a CDS encoding alpha/beta hydrolase, whose protein sequence is MLLKRILPLFLLLLTSVAITAATVEKETRIFAVTEDVELKMDLYRSDSASILPQPCLIFVFGGGFKEGERDAALYLPYYHFFAEKGFTVAAIDYRLGMKGEEAPGMLNYKPLLNAIHLAVEDLFSATGYLLEHAVELQIDPSLFIISGSSAGAITVLQADYMKQNNQPLAKDLPESFRYAGVISFAGGIFSKEGLPTYKKAPAPTLFFHGTADRLVPYNKTELFHLGMYGSRQLVKRFRKDHYPFIFYSIEDVGHDVAEYPMQEYLPEIEKFINDLILDRKQWMTEIHHKDLLRQSDTSSTPANYYD, encoded by the coding sequence ATGTTGCTCAAAAGAATTCTCCCGCTATTCCTCCTCCTGTTGACATCGGTGGCAATTACCGCAGCCACCGTGGAGAAGGAGACCCGCATTTTCGCCGTAACTGAAGATGTGGAACTGAAGATGGATCTATACCGCAGTGACTCCGCCTCCATTCTGCCACAGCCCTGCCTGATTTTTGTTTTCGGTGGGGGCTTCAAAGAGGGAGAACGGGATGCAGCGCTTTACCTCCCTTACTACCATTTTTTCGCAGAAAAGGGGTTCACCGTGGCCGCCATTGATTACCGCCTGGGCATGAAGGGTGAGGAAGCACCCGGCATGCTCAACTACAAGCCGCTGCTCAACGCAATCCACCTCGCGGTAGAAGATCTCTTTTCTGCTACCGGTTACCTGCTGGAACATGCTGTTGAGCTGCAAATCGACCCCTCGCTCTTCATCATCAGTGGATCGAGTGCCGGTGCCATTACGGTGCTCCAGGCTGACTACATGAAACAAAACAACCAACCCCTGGCGAAAGATTTACCGGAGTCGTTCCGCTATGCCGGCGTCATCTCCTTTGCCGGTGGAATTTTCAGCAAAGAAGGGCTGCCGACCTACAAAAAAGCACCCGCCCCCACCCTCTTTTTTCATGGGACTGCTGACAGGCTGGTGCCATACAACAAAACCGAACTGTTCCACCTGGGCATGTATGGCAGCCGGCAACTGGTGAAACGGTTCCGAAAGGATCATTATCCATTCATCTTTTACAGCATCGAAGACGTGGGACACGACGTGGCGGAGTACCCGATGCAGGAATACCTGCCAGAGATCGAAAAATTTATCAACGATCTGATACTCGACCGTAAGCAGTGGATGACCGAGATTCACCACAAAGATCTGCTGCGGCAATCAGACACTTCCTCTACCCCTGCAAACTATTACGACTGA
- the gmk gene encoding guanylate kinase, which yields MAKLIIFSAPSGAGKSTLVRYLLSQGLNLRFSISATSRAPRGEEKDGKEYYFLTPDEFRKRIARNDFLEHEEVYTDKFYGTLKSEVDRILAEGSNVVFDVDCVGGVNIKKIYGQQALSIFIMPPSVEVLRERLEKRGTDSPEVIENRLAKAEYEMSFAPQFDVTVCNDDYDRAKTEILNLVTDFINQK from the coding sequence ATGGCTAAACTGATTATTTTCTCTGCACCCTCCGGAGCCGGAAAATCGACACTGGTCCGTTACCTGCTTTCACAAGGACTGAACCTCCGGTTTTCGATCTCTGCCACCAGTCGTGCACCCCGGGGAGAAGAAAAGGATGGGAAAGAGTATTACTTCCTGACTCCCGACGAATTCCGTAAGCGGATTGCACGCAACGATTTCCTCGAACACGAAGAGGTCTACACCGACAAATTCTATGGAACCCTTAAAAGTGAGGTGGACCGTATCCTGGCGGAAGGCAGCAATGTGGTCTTCGATGTTGACTGTGTAGGTGGGGTCAACATCAAGAAGATTTATGGCCAACAGGCACTGAGCATCTTCATCATGCCCCCCTCGGTAGAGGTGCTGCGTGAACGGCTTGAAAAACGAGGAACAGATTCCCCGGAAGTGATTGAAAACAGGCTGGCAAAGGCTGAATATGAGATGAGCTTCGCCCCTCAATTCGACGTGACGGTCTGTAATGACGACTACGACAGGGCCAAGACTGAAATATTGAATTTGGTTACCGATTTTATCAACCAGAAATAA
- a CDS encoding YicC family protein, producing the protein MTGYGKAVAELPNKRVTVEIRSLNSKQFDLSARIPSVYREKELILRNMLSRRLERGKVDLTMNVDLLNRDVSSKIDPVVLQQYHRELSSLATEMGVATPADWLPVLLRLPDVMRQENETLSEEEWNSIDVAISEALKEVIRFRRQEGEMLQQVLNGNIEAIRSLLAAVEPYEAERTEKIKSRLYESLASLEGVELDKNRLEQEMIYYLEKLDVTEEKTRLAHHLDYFTETLRENSSQGKKLGFIAQEIGREINTLGSKSNQSGMQRIVVQMKDELEQIKEQILNVL; encoded by the coding sequence ATGACCGGATATGGCAAGGCCGTTGCCGAGCTGCCAAATAAAAGAGTCACAGTAGAAATAAGATCTCTCAACAGCAAGCAGTTTGATCTCTCAGCCCGCATCCCTTCCGTTTACAGGGAAAAGGAGCTAATCCTGCGCAACATGCTCTCCCGCCGCCTGGAACGAGGAAAGGTAGACCTGACGATGAATGTGGATCTGCTCAACCGGGATGTCTCATCGAAGATTGATCCCGTTGTACTGCAACAGTATCACCGTGAACTCAGCTCTCTGGCAACAGAGATGGGTGTGGCAACACCGGCCGACTGGTTACCCGTATTGCTCCGTTTACCGGATGTGATGAGGCAGGAGAACGAAACACTCAGCGAAGAGGAGTGGAACAGCATAGATGTGGCAATTAGTGAAGCGCTGAAAGAAGTAATCCGTTTCCGTCGGCAAGAAGGAGAGATGTTACAACAGGTGCTGAACGGCAACATAGAAGCGATACGCTCGTTACTGGCAGCTGTAGAGCCCTACGAAGCAGAGCGAACAGAAAAAATCAAAAGCCGGCTTTACGAATCGCTGGCCAGTCTGGAGGGAGTAGAACTGGATAAGAACCGTCTTGAGCAGGAGATGATTTATTACCTGGAAAAGCTTGATGTGACTGAAGAAAAAACACGGCTTGCCCATCACCTCGATTACTTCACGGAAACACTTCGCGAAAATAGTTCACAAGGCAAAAAGTTGGGATTCATCGCCCAGGAGATTGGTCGCGAAATCAACACCCTCGGTTCCAAATCGAACCAGTCGGGTATGCAGCGCATCGTGGTACAGATGAAAGATGAGCTGGAACAGATCAAGGAACAGATTTTGAACGTCTTGTAA
- a CDS encoding CDP-alcohol phosphatidyltransferase — protein MAKSLRLIATDRQRTNILRAWEQNSIAYLVQKIPSWISSDGLTAIGSFGNLMVAASFVMGAYLSPYWLLLSLLGFFINWFGDSLDGRLAYYRGTPRKWYGFSLDVTVDWIGTILIGLGFSIYAPGAWKYAGFMFVVLYGWEMITAQLRYKIGGQYSIDSGIFGPTEVRLLLAAFITVEVFLPGSIQYLATAACLFILISNFAETRKLLILADARDSEDRLAKEKEKQTTHKENA, from the coding sequence ATGGCGAAGTCGCTCAGACTCATTGCCACTGATCGCCAAAGGACCAATATCCTCCGTGCGTGGGAACAGAACTCCATTGCCTACCTGGTACAAAAAATTCCCTCCTGGATCTCTTCCGACGGGCTCACAGCCATCGGCTCATTCGGCAACCTGATGGTTGCTGCAAGTTTCGTGATGGGTGCCTACCTGAGCCCCTACTGGCTCCTGTTGTCTCTACTGGGTTTCTTCATCAACTGGTTTGGTGACTCCCTCGACGGGAGGCTCGCCTATTATCGTGGCACCCCCCGCAAATGGTACGGTTTCTCGCTTGATGTGACTGTCGACTGGATCGGCACCATCCTCATAGGGCTTGGGTTCAGTATTTACGCACCGGGAGCCTGGAAATATGCCGGATTCATGTTCGTCGTCCTCTACGGGTGGGAAATGATCACCGCCCAGTTGCGTTACAAGATTGGCGGACAATATTCCATCGATTCCGGCATCTTCGGCCCCACAGAGGTACGACTCTTGCTTGCTGCCTTTATTACCGTGGAGGTCTTCCTTCCCGGATCAATCCAGTACCTGGCCACTGCCGCCTGCCTCTTTATCCTGATCTCCAATTTTGCAGAGACACGGAAGCTCCTGATCCTGGCCGATGCACGCGACAGTGAAGACCGACTGGCCAAAGAGAAGGAAAAACAGACGACACACAAGGAGAATGCCTGA
- a CDS encoding response regulator transcription factor, with the protein MEEKLKIFLCEDDENLGMLLREYLQAKGFDTDLFPDGEAGFKGFVKTKYDLCIVDVMMPKKDGVTLVKEIRTINTEIPVIFLTAKNMKEDVLEGFKAGADDYITKPFSMEELVLRIEAIIRRVKGKKSREQQVYNFGNMSFDTQKQILTIGETQTKLTTKESELLSLLCAHANDILERNHALKQIWEEDTYFNARSMDVYITKLRKLLKPEPNIEIINIHGKGYKLIVPTEDVENSEQ; encoded by the coding sequence ATGGAAGAGAAATTAAAAATTTTTTTATGTGAAGATGACGAGAATCTGGGCATGCTGCTCAGGGAATATCTTCAGGCCAAAGGTTTTGACACCGACTTGTTCCCCGATGGAGAAGCCGGTTTCAAAGGGTTTGTAAAGACCAAGTATGATCTTTGCATCGTGGACGTGATGATGCCCAAGAAAGATGGTGTCACACTGGTAAAAGAGATCAGGACCATCAACACCGAGATACCTGTTATATTCCTAACAGCCAAGAACATGAAAGAAGATGTGCTGGAAGGTTTCAAGGCCGGTGCCGATGATTACATCACCAAGCCATTCAGTATGGAAGAGCTGGTGCTGCGCATCGAAGCAATTATTCGCCGTGTAAAGGGAAAGAAAAGCAGGGAACAGCAGGTTTACAACTTTGGCAACATGTCGTTCGACACACAAAAGCAGATCCTCACCATCGGTGAAACACAGACAAAACTGACCACCAAGGAGTCGGAATTGCTTTCATTGCTTTGTGCTCATGCCAACGATATCCTGGAACGCAACCATGCACTGAAACAGATATGGGAGGAGGACACCTATTTCAACGCCCGCAGCATGGATGTCTACATCACCAAACTGCGCAAGCTCCTTAAACCTGAACCCAACATTGAGATCATCAACATCCACGGAAAGGGCTACAAGTTGATTGTCCCCACCGAAGATGTTGAGAACAGTGAACAATAA
- a CDS encoding HAMP domain-containing histidine kinase has protein sequence MKKSTIWLLAIVMFTAFFALLFLQLRYMRTSLAIRTQQFDEQVNRSLYNVMRDLELDQTRDYLEQDMIESENRYSQYNQPQSSQEIISEQSTTVITHPDGSKSRINLSVTEQSLLPETEREKALLSPNQGASTISKTQFDMQQSLSKRYLHERSLLYEVIYKILSRSSNEPIEERIDFDKVDQYIRYELSYNGLNEPFSFQVVNYNNEVVHATRGFSTKQKDAIYTQILFPNDPPAKLNQLRVYFPTKRNYVYSELTFFIPSLIFTFILLITFIFTVVSLFRQKRLSEMKNDFINNMTHELKTPVSTISLASQMLKDESILKSPEVFRHVTGVIHDETKRLSFQVEKVLQMSLFDKQKTTLKMKEMDANDLVVTVANTHALKVEKLEGTLDIDLKAEDSTIKVDEMHFTNVLFNILDNALKYRKKDVPPELMIRTRNEGNKLIITIEDNGIGMRKEDAKKVFERFYRVPTGNRHDVKGFGLGLAYVKKIVTDVNGTIRAESELGKGTKFIISLPVITEN, from the coding sequence ATGAAAAAATCAACTATCTGGTTGCTTGCCATTGTGATGTTCACGGCATTTTTCGCGTTGCTGTTTCTCCAGTTGCGGTACATGAGGACAAGCCTGGCAATCAGGACACAACAGTTCGACGAACAGGTGAACCGAAGCCTCTACAATGTGATGAGAGATCTGGAACTGGATCAGACTCGCGATTACCTGGAACAAGATATGATTGAATCGGAAAACAGATATTCCCAATACAATCAGCCACAGAGTTCACAGGAGATCATCAGTGAACAATCCACAACAGTCATCACTCATCCTGATGGAAGCAAGTCAAGAATCAACCTGAGTGTCACCGAACAGTCGCTTCTGCCTGAAACAGAGCGAGAGAAGGCTTTGCTCTCACCCAACCAGGGCGCGAGTACCATCTCCAAGACACAGTTTGACATGCAACAATCGCTTTCGAAAAGATACCTGCATGAACGATCATTGCTCTATGAGGTAATCTACAAAATATTGAGCCGTTCGAGCAACGAACCAATTGAAGAAAGAATCGATTTTGACAAGGTGGATCAGTACATTCGCTACGAACTTTCCTACAATGGTTTGAATGAACCTTTCAGTTTCCAGGTGGTGAACTACAACAACGAGGTAGTTCACGCGACACGCGGCTTCTCGACAAAACAGAAAGATGCGATCTATACACAGATACTCTTTCCCAACGATCCGCCGGCGAAGTTGAATCAGCTGAGGGTTTACTTCCCAACCAAAAGGAATTATGTGTACAGCGAACTAACCTTCTTCATCCCGTCACTGATTTTCACTTTCATCCTGCTGATTACCTTTATCTTCACCGTGGTCTCTCTTTTCAGGCAAAAGCGATTGTCTGAGATGAAGAATGATTTCATCAACAACATGACGCATGAACTGAAAACTCCCGTCTCCACCATCTCCCTGGCATCACAGATGCTGAAAGATGAGTCGATATTGAAATCACCGGAGGTGTTCCGACATGTGACCGGCGTAATTCACGATGAGACCAAGCGACTGAGTTTCCAGGTTGAGAAGGTACTTCAGATGTCTCTGTTTGACAAACAAAAGACAACACTGAAGATGAAGGAGATGGATGCCAACGACCTGGTGGTAACAGTCGCCAATACACACGCACTGAAAGTGGAGAAGCTGGAGGGTACACTCGACATTGACTTGAAAGCTGAAGACTCAACGATCAAGGTTGACGAGATGCACTTCACCAACGTACTGTTCAACATTTTGGACAATGCACTGAAGTACCGCAAAAAAGATGTCCCGCCCGAGTTGATGATTCGCACAAGAAACGAGGGCAACAAGCTGATCATCACGATTGAGGATAATGGCATCGGCATGAGAAAGGAAGATGCAAAGAAGGTATTTGAACGTTTTTACCGCGTACCGACCGGCAACCGCCACGATGTGAAAGGATTCGGGCTGGGGCTGGCCTACGTGAAGAAGATTGTGACCGACGTGAACGGCACCATACGTGCCGAGAGCGAATTGGGAAAAGGAACCAAATTTATCATTAGTTTACCCGTAATAACAGAAAATTGA